In the Colletotrichum lupini chromosome 1, complete sequence genome, one interval contains:
- a CDS encoding Ulp1 protease family protein: MLSTSSSSLAPSKLTNMASDRQQIPSRRGFLPNPQKVADFFDPLRHRREKPPEIEKPRTYRPSPIQTALVNSLANPGLNHHGPLFGTNATQQLTAYPQATNNPHTFHTQVPFAHSPIAQTEHQKAQKAQHLTDATVKKAGESSGSVNTVHSPHRDREPLRGILKKGPALFTRSSGPTSSSLFTPAAAKVKRLRFRAQARSAGLGPSKNRKYNRFPAEDPFIRQPPIKATPFPKSQQSAYLRPATTLWRPAPKAFDFSATLRHQPTLHKPSPASHVAAYRARRRRLKDLVIQREGRIDLFGPKGPILKPAQRIQGFHTTIGSVSTRKCSQPSSSFHLCNSNSEAESESEDTESSLEPASESSSPSVVPPGAWFFSPGQRTTIITPNESTLIEVNDGSATRRIFVRGSCQKTITVQSIEQESRALNQGSPITTPTRKRPAEDSEFDLILANATDGKEPLQEPLANARGAAVLDSNEEDRPRAYTNWLTNIMTSVRGTVTKVSNSIVGYVYPRNNHLIAVERLSRGQQNGNTGTKRIRLEVVDDFADESFTPNAEPSKINLVWVDESTRIAYWHHIAPLVRTLRSICHRIEKRRSQSREGSPITRLDDQTQEQQIYVLGPYLDTFRQTAWIVESVYSHTFLAGLKTNFKVPQSVMDYTFSPEENFAITVAQCLFEHFPEECNPVLVEAGVSRRIIKGLSADLAALASRKPMPGLVQRAGIVGKVMKFFRGRESFGIEVSEDPISRIDIAMPGSFPDFQTNNEVLVEAEPSIKAPDERQILPAQEIIKPGSYYPPARTTEAYTFVKDQLADIASQRRATYKNAPPGIISDDLACNPSPISVLKRDNHSPASLKRLQKSRGLKRVHFSPSAKQPTPSPAKSRGFLSRIFGSPTVSGSPLGRHVVDASHLSDSQVDGSSDDPYTAMPNRYSDATPKSDDVSEESDSEKIAARCHPQLLEHLNKSLNGLEAKGFFAKDEPQDLPSSPSSLLTPPTLAGLTISDDKEEELEDLSLALQLLLDVDEARRREEEEKKARQAREERLLKTGGLRAPQRPLVTSLPAEWVEKVQATMQANPSLTLATTAESVPLKKHDFAMVVPPTVWLNDEIVNGALQWLDRYVNVAAGAVDVKAPNRVCVAMGSFFYKRLEENGVQNTERALRRYGINKNNFLNLETILMPICKNNHWTLLVIRPKKRTVSHMDSFNPAGSSTHTTRALNWVQAFLGGDYKASEWKVVIHEAPIQTNGYDCGVFTITNGMCLALGLNAIDAYSGEDLPEQRLRIAGMLLNKGFSGEFDLADL; the protein is encoded by the exons CAATCACCACGGTCCCCTCTTCGGTACTAATGCTACTCAGCAACTGACCGCCTATCCTCAAGCTACCAACAACCCTCACACCTTCCACACCCAAGTTCCATTTGCGCATTCGCCGATTGCTCAAACTGAGCACCAGAAGGCCCAGAAAGCGCAGCATCTGACAGACGCCACGGTTAAGAAGGCCGGGGAGTCTTCTGGCTCAGTCAACACTGTTCACTCGCCTCACAGAGATCGAGAGCCCTTGCGTGGGATTTTGAAGAAAGGACCTGCCCTTTTCACGCGATCGTCGGGACCCACCAGCTCTTCTCTCTTCACACCGGCTGCAGCGAAGGTCAAGAGGTTGCGATTCCGTGCTCAAGCGCGCAGCGCAGGACTGGGCCCCTCAAAGAACCGGAAGTACAATAGGTTCCCTGCGGAGGATCCCTTCATTCGTCAGCCCCCTATCAAAGCGACACCCTTCCCAAAATCTCAACAGTCCGCATATCTCAGACCGGCAACTACTCTATGGAGACCTGCGCCGAAGGCTTTTGATTTCAGCGCGACTCTTCGGCACCAACCTACTCTACACAAGCCATCCCCAGCTTCTCACGTCGCTGCCTATCGAGCACGCCGCCGTAGATTGAAGGACCTCGTTATCCAGCGAGAGGGAAGAATCGATCTTTTTGGCCCGAAAGGTCCGATTCTCAAGCCAGCCCAAAGAATACAGGGCTTTCATACTACTATCGGAAGCGTCTCCACGAGAAAGTGCTCCCAACCATCTTCGAGCTTTCATCTCTGCAACTCTAACTCAGAAGCCGAGTCGGAGTCTGAGGATACTGAGTCCAGCTTGGAACCCGCTTCGGAATCCAGCTCGCCATCTGTGGTACCCCCGGGTGCTTGGTTCTTCAGCCCAGGCCAACGAACAACAATCATCACTCCCAACGAATCGACGCTCATAGAAGTGAACGACGGTTCAGCAACTCGAAGAATTTTTGTACGGGGGTCGTGCCAGAAGACGATCACAGTTCAATCTATCGAACAGGAATCACGAGCTCTGAACCAAGGCTCACCCATCACGACCCCGACACGAAAGCGACCAGCTGAGGACTCGGAGTTCGACCTCATTCTGGCGAATGCGACGGATGGGAAGGAGCCTCTGCAGGAGCCGCTCGCGAACGCTCGAGGCGCTGCCGTTCTGGACTCAAACGAAGAAGAC AGACCTCGAGCTTATACGAATTGGCTCACCAATATCATGACATCAGTCCGTGGCACGGTCACAAAAGTCTCCAACAGCATTGTTGGCTACG TGTACCCCCGCAATAATCACCTCATCGCTGTAGAGCGGCTCTCCCGTGGTCAGCAGAATGGCAACACTGGCACGAAGCGCATCAGGTTGGAGGTTGTCGATGATTTTGCCGATGAGAGCTTCACTCCAAATGCGGAACCATCCAAAATCAACCTCGTTTGGGTAGATGAATCGACGCGAATCGCTTACTGGCATCACATAGCCCCTCTTGTCCGCACCTTGAGGAGTATCTGCCATCGAATCGAAAAGAGGCGATCGCAATCCAGGGAAGGGTCCCCTATCACTCGACTTGACGACCAAACCCAGGAGCAGCAGATCTACGTCCTAGGTCCATACCTTGATACTTTCCGACAGACTGCTTGGATAGTTGAGAGTGTCTACTCTCATACGTTCCTGGCAGGTTTGAAGACGAACTTCAAGGTCCCCCAGTCGGTCATGGACTACACTTTCAGCCCTGAAGAAAACTTTGCCATTACCGTGGCTCAGTGTTTATTCGAGCATTTTCCTGAAGAATGCAATCCTGTGCTGGTTGAGGCTGGCGTCTCACGCCGCATTATCAAAGGACTCAGCGCTGACTTAGCCGCTCTGGCTAGTCGAAAGCCAATGCCTGGACTCGTTCAACGGGCTGGTATAGTTGGCAAGGTCATGAAATTTTTTCGAGGGCGTGAGAGCTTCGGTATCGAGGTATCCGAGGACCCGATCTCGAGGATCGACATCGCAATGCCCGGTAGCTTTCCAGATTTCCAAACCAACAACGAAGTTTTGGTTGAGGCGGAACCTTCCATCAAGGCCCCAGATGAACGACAGATCCTGCCCGCCCAGGAAATCATAAAACCAGGAAGTTACTACCCTCCTGCAAGAACTACGGAAGCGTACACGTTTGTCAAAGACCAATTGGCCGACATCGCATCCCAACGCAGAGCTACGTACAAGAATGCACCCCCAGGCATTATATCAGACGACTTGGCCTGCAACCCAAGCCCCATCTCTGTCCTCAAAAGAGACAACCATTCACCTGCTTCACTGAAGCGACTCCAGAAGTCGAGAGGCCTCAAAAGGGTGCATTTCTCACCATCCGCGAAGCAACCTACCCCTTCACCGGCGAAATCAAGGGGCTTCCTCAGTCGAATTTTCGGCTCTCCTACCGTTTCCGGATCACCACTGGGACGACACGTTGTTGATGCCAGCCATCTGAGCGATTCTCAGGTTGACGGCTCGTCAGACGACCCTTACACTGCGATGCCGAATCGATACTCAGACGCCACTCCAAAATCTGACGATGTATCAGAAGAGAGCGATAGCGAGAAAATCGCGGCTCGCTGTCACCCCCAATTGCTGGAGCATCTCAACAAATCCTTGAATGGCCTTGAAGCTAAGGGATTCTTCGCCAAGGATGAACCGCAAGACTTACCGTCCAGCCCATCCAGCCTACTTACACCTCCGACCCTGGCAGGTCTAACCATCTCGGATGACAAAGAAGAGGAGCTTGAAGATTTGTCTCTCGCCCTGCAGCTATTGCTTGATGTCGACGAGGCACGCcgaagagaagaagaggagaagaAAGCTAGACAGGCAAGAGAGGAGAGATTGTTGAAGACGGGTGGACTCCGCGCTCCTCAGAGACCTTTAGTCACCTCATTACCGGCTGAATGGGTTGAGAAGGTGCAAGCCACGATGCAAGCCAATCCCTCGCTGACACTCGCGACGACGGCTGAAAGTGTTCCCCTCAAGAAGCACGACTTCGCCATGGTAGTTCCACCAACTGTGTGGCTCAACGACGAGATTGTCAATGGCGCATTGCAATGGCTGGATCGATACGTCAATGTGGCTGCAGGCGCCGTAGACGTGAAGGCACCGAACAGAGTGTGCGTCGCCATGGGATCATTTTTCTACAAAAGACTGGAGGAGAATGGTGTTCAAAACACCGAACGAGCACTTCGCCGTTACGGAATCAACAAGAACAACTTTCTCAATCTGGAGACGATTCTCATGCCGATCTGTAAGAACAACCATTGGACATTGCTCGTCATCCGGCCCAAGAAGCGAACCGTATCGCATATGGATTCCTTCAACCCTGCGGGCTCATCCACGCATACTACTAGAGCCTTGAACTGGGTCCAGGCCTTCCTGGGCGGCGACTATAAGGCTAGCGAATGGAAAGTAGTCATTCATGAGGCTCCTATTCAGACCAATGGGTACGACTGTGGTGTCTTTACTATCACCAACGGAATGTGTCTTGCGCTTGGCCTCAATGCTATCGACGCCTACTCGGGCGAGGATTTACCAGAACAACGCCTGAGAATCGCTGGTATGCTTCTCAATAAAGGCTTCAGCGGCGAATTCGACCTCGCCGATCTATAA